A single region of the Vicia villosa cultivar HV-30 ecotype Madison, WI linkage group LG4, Vvil1.0, whole genome shotgun sequence genome encodes:
- the LOC131599723 gene encoding chitinase-like protein 2: MNSKWIFFLLTISTMFVIGTTQSVSSEKPLVKTVRGKKLCDRGWECKGWSVYCCNETISDYLQTYQFENLFSKRNDPTAHAVGFWDYRSFITAAALYQPLGFGTSGGKHGGQKEVAAFLGHVGSKTSCGYGVATGGPMAWGLCYNKELSPDQFYCDDYYKLTYPCSPGAAYYGRGAIPIYWNYNYGKIGEALKVDLLNHPEYIEQNATLAFQAALWKWMTPPEKHIPSAHDVFVGNWKPTKNDTLSKRVPGFGATINVLYGDQVCGQGSDNDGMNNIISHYLYYLDLLGVGREEAGPNEVLSCAEQAAFKPSGPPSSSTT, encoded by the exons ATGAATTCCAAATGGATCTTTTTTCTACTAACCATTTCAACAATGTTTGTAATAGGAACAACACAATCAGTATCATCAGAGAAACCATTGGTGAAAACAGTTAGGGGAAAAAAACTATGTGACAGAGGGTGGGAATGTAAGGGTTGGTCAGTGTATTGTTGCAATGAGACTATCTCTGATTATCTTCAAACGTATCAGTTTGAGAATTTGTTCTCAAAGAGGAATGATCCAACGGCGCATGCGGTTGGATTTTGGGATTATCGTTCTTTTATTACTGCTGCTGCACTTTATCAGCCTCTTGGGTTTGGTACCTCTGGTGGAAAACATGGTGGACAGAAAGAAGTTGCTGCTTTTCTTGGTCATGTTGGAAGCAAAACCTCTT gtgGTTATGGTGTAGCTACTGGAGGACCCATGGCATGGGGATTATGCTATAATAAGGAGTTGAGTCCTGATCAATTTTATTGTGATGACTACTACAAGTTAACCTATCCATGTAGTCCTGGCGCAGCATACTATGGCCGCGGCGCCATACCAATTTACTG GAATTACAACTATGGAAAAATTGGGGAAGCCTTAAAGGTGGATCTATTAAACCATCCAGAATACATAGAACAAAATGCAACATTGGCATTCCAAGCAGCACTATGGAAATGGATGACACCACCTGAAAAGCACATACCATCAGCCCATGATGTTTTTGTTGGAAACTGGAAACCAACAAAAAATGACACTTTGTCCAAAAGGGTACCTGGATTTGGTGCCACAATCAATGTTCTATATGGTGATCAAGTTTGTGGCCAAGGTTCTGATAATGATGGAATGAATAACATAATTTCTCATTATCTTTATTACCTTGATTTGTTGGGAGTTGGTAGAGAAGAGGCAGGGCCTAATGAAGTTCTCTCTTGTGCTGAACAAGCTGCTTTTAAACCCTCTGGACCTCCTTCTTCTTCAACAACTTGA
- the LOC131597923 gene encoding uncharacterized protein LOC131597923 gives MTKRLGTVLPSIVSLNQSAFIPGQVIHNHIMMAYELLKGYTRKGGPLKCMLQLGLPKAYNMVDWNALETVLHEVGMPHMFTHWINIVVTNVSYEFNINGHTTDIMQARRGLRQRDPISPLMFVIMMDYLDRLLRKMQTYPGFNFHSKCEKVGLTILTFADDILLFCRGDVTSVQRLLKTVQPFSEPTGLVVNPKKCKVFCGGMDRVDKEQMIGTTGFTKGQLPMRYLGVPITSKRLSINHYMPLIDKIMYRIAHLTSRLLSYSGRILLVKSVILAITQYWMQCVPIPQFVIRIVFVGCLSRMEVLLLAGRALWLRELKIDNLWVKWIQMYYLKGCNVMKANISQNSSWVVKRIMDTIEDLQQHQQLWDRMLSQNRFKMNLMYAAMNENDNLVDWRSIFHKNLARPRANFITWMLYHAKLATKDRLKIFNMIMDSVCSICKTADENIAHLFFDCRDNKEVWCQVLQWIDKAHHPLPWAEELKWVTTEANKKGWKACLLRLAFSEIVYGIWKRRNSIVFTNSININIVNSIIENIVYRSWQDRKLRNHFALLMV, from the exons ATGACCAAAAGATTGGGAACTGTTTTGCCTAGCATTGTCAGTCTCAATCAGTCAGCATTTATTCCTGGGCAAGTGATACATAACCATATAATGATGGCCTATGAACTGCTGAAAGGATATACTAGGAAAGGTGGGCCACTAAAATGTATGCTACAGCTGGGCTTACCAAAAGCATATAACATGGTGGATTGGAATGCTTTAGAAACAGTGTTGCATGAAGTAGGAATGCCTCACATGTTCACCCATTGGATCAATATTGTTGTTACAAATGTTTCCTATGAGTTTAATATCAATGGGCACACCACTGATATTATGCAGGCTAGGAGAGGGCTGAGGCAAAGGGATCCTATCTCCCCCTTGATGTTTGTGATCATGATGGATTATCTTGATAGACTGTTGAGGAAGATGCAAACATATCCTGGCTTTAATTTCCACTCAAAGTGTGAGAAAGTTGGTCTAACCATCCTCACCTTTGCTGATGATATTCTCTTATTTTGCAGGGGAGATGTCACTTCAGTGCAGAGGTTACTTAAGACTGTTCAGCCATTCTCTGAGCCCACAGGGCTGGTGGTTAACCCAAAGAAGTGCAAGGTTTTTTGTGGTGGGATGGACAGAGTGGACAAAGAGCAGATGATTGGGACTACAGGTTTCACTAAAGGGCAGCTGCCTATGAGGTATCTTGGAGTTCCTATCACTAGTAAGAGGTTAAGTATCAATCACTATATGCCCCTGATAGATAAAATTATGTATAGGATAGCTCATTTGACATCTAGACTCCTTAGCTATTCTGGTAGAATTTTGCTTGTTAAAAGTGTGATTTTGGCAATCACTCAGTATTGGATGCAGTGTGTTCCAATACCACAGTTTGTCATCAGGATAGTCTTTGTAGGATGTTTGTCTAGAATGGAAGTATTGTTGCTGGCAGGAAGAGCCCTGTGGCTTAGAGAACT GAAGATTGATAATTTGTGGGTCAAGTGGATCCAGATGTATTACTTGAAAGGCTGTAATGTGATGAAGGCTAATATCAGTCAAAATAGTTCTTGGGTGGTGAAGAGGATTATGGATACTATCGAAGATCTGCAGCAACATCAACAACTGTGGGACAGAATGCTGAGCCAGAATAGATTCAAGATGAATCTGATGTATGCAGCCATGAATGAGAATGATAACTTGGTGGATTGGAGGAGCATTTTCCATAAAAACTTGGCTAGACCCAGGGCAAATTTTATTACTTGGATGTTGTATCATGCGAAACTTGCGACTAAGGATAGGCTCAAAATATTCAACATGATTATGGATAGTGTATGCAGCATATGCAAGACAGCTGATGAAAATATTGCCCACCTGTTTTTTGATTGCAGGGATAATAAGGAGGTATGGTGCCAAGTCTTGCAGTGGATAGACAAGGCTCATCACCCTCTTCCTTGGGCTGAGGAATTGAAGTGGGTGACTACGGAAGCTAATAAGAAAGGCTGGAAAGCTTGCCTTTTGAGATTAGCTTTTTCTGAAATTGTATATGgtatttggaaaagaagaaaTAGTATAGTCTTTACCAATAGTATAAACATTAATATAGTGAATAGCATCATAGAAAATATTGTTTATAGAAGTTGGCAAGATAGGAAACTTAGAAATCATTTTGCTCTTTTGATGGTGTAA